The Meles meles chromosome 12, mMelMel3.1 paternal haplotype, whole genome shotgun sequence genome includes a window with the following:
- the SF3A1 gene encoding splicing factor 3A subunit 1 — protein MPAGPVQAVPPPPPAATEPKQPTEEEASSKEDSTPSKPVVGIIYPPPEVRNIVDKTASFVARNGPEFEARIRQNEINNPKFNFLNPNDPYHAYYRHKVSEFKEGKAQEPSATIPKVMQQQQQATQQQLPQKVQAQVIQETIVPKEPPPEFEFIADPPSISAFDLDVVKLTAQFVARNGRQFLTQLMQKEQRNYQFDFLRPQHSLFNYFTKLVEQYTKILIPPKGLFTKLKKEAENPREVLDQVCYRVEWAKFQERERKKEEEEKEKERVAYAQIDWHDFVVVETVDFQPNEQGNFPPPTTPEELGARILIQERYEKFGESEEVEMEVESDEEDEKQEKAEEPPSQLDQDTQVQDMDEGSDDEEEGQKVPPPPETPMPPPLPPTPDQVIVRKDYDPKASKPLPPAPAPDEYLVSPITGEKIPASKMQEHMRIGLLDPRWLEQRDRSIREKQSDDEVYAPGLDIESSLKQLAERRTDIFGVEETAIGKKIGEEEIQKPEEKVTWDGHSGSMARTQQAAQANITLQEQIEAIHKAKGLVPEDDTKEKIGPSKPNELPQQPPPPSSATNIPSSAPPITSVPRPPAMPPPVRTTVVSAVPVMPRPPMASVVRLPPGSVIAPMPPIIHAPRINVVPMPPSAPPIMAPRPPPMIVPTAFVPAPPVAPVPAPAPMPPVHPPPPMEDEPASKKLKTEDSLVPEEEFLRRNKGPVSIKVQVPNMQDKTEWKLNGQVLVFTLPLTDQVSVIKVKIHEATGMPAGKQKLQYEGIFIKDSNSLAYYNMANGAIIHLALKERGGRKK, from the exons CCCACAGAAGAAGAAGCTTCTTCGAAGGAGGATTCTACCCCCTCCAAGCCAGTGGTGGGAATTATTTATCCTCCTCCAGAAGTCAGGAATATCGTTGACAAGACTGCCAGCTTTGTGGCCAG AAACGGACCTGAATTTGAAGCTAGGATACGACAGAATGAGATCAACAATCCCAAGTTTAACTTCTTGAACCCTAACGATCCTTACCATGCCTACTATCGCCACAAGGTCAGCGAATTCAAGGAGGGGAAGGCGCAGGAGCCCTCAGCCACCATCCCGAAGGTcatgcagcagcagcagcaggccaCCCAGCAGCAGCTGCCCCAGAAG GTCCAAGCCCAGGTGATACAAGAGACCATCGTGCCGAAAGAGCCCCCTCCTGAGTTTGAGTTCATCGCAGACCCCCCCTCCATCTCAGCCTTTGACCTGGACGTGGTGAAGCTGACGGCTCAGTTTGTGGCCAGGAACGGCCGCCAGTTTCTGACCCAGCTGATGCAGAAGGAGCAGCGCAACTACCAGTTTGACTTCCTCCGCCCGCAGCACAGCCTCTTCAACTACTTCACGAAGCTGGTGGAACAGTACACCAAG ATCTTGATTCCTCCTAAAGGCTTATTTACAAAGCTCAAGAAAGAGGCTGAGAACCCCCGAGAAGTTTTGGACCAG GTGTGTTACCGGGTGGAGTGGGCCAAGTTCCAGGAgcgagagaggaagaaagaagaggaggaaaaggaaaaggagcgGGTGGCCTATGCACAGATCGACTGGCATGATTTTGTGGTGGTGGAAACAGTGGACTTCCAACCCAATGAGCAAG GGaatttccctccccccaccaccccagagGAACTGGGGGCCCGAATCCTCATTCAGGAGCGCTACGAGAAGTTTGGGGAGAGTGAAGAGGTTGAGATGGAGGTCGAGTCTGATGAGGAGGACGAGAAACAGGAGAAGGCGGAGGAGCCTCCTTCGCAGTTGGACCAGGACACCCAAGTGCAAGACATGGACGAG GGTTCGGATGATGAAGAAGAAGGGCAGAaagtgcccccacccccagagacaCCCATGCCGCCTCCTCTGCCCCCAACTCCAGACCAGGTCATTGTTCGGAAGGACTATGACCCCAAAG cTTCCAagcccctgcctccagcccctgctCCAGATGAATATCTCGTGTCTCCTATCACGGGGGAGAAGATCCCTGCCAGCAAAATGCAGGAGCACATGCGCATCGGGCTTCTCGATCCCCGCTGGCTAGAGCAGCGAGATCGCTCCATCCGGGAGAAGCAGAGCGATGATGAAGTGTATGCACCAG GTCTGGATATTGAAAGCAGCTTGAAACAGTTGGCTGAGCGGCGTACTGACATCTTTGGTGTAGAAGAAACAGCCATCGGTAAGAAGATCGGTGAGGAAGAAAtccagaagccagaggaaaag GTGACCTGGGATGGCCACTCAGGTAGTATGGCCCGGACCCAGCAGGCTGCCCAGGCCAATATTACCCTCCAGGAGCAGATCGAGGCCATCCATAAGGCCAAGGGCCTGGTGCCAGAGGATGATACCAAAGAGAAGATTGGCCCTAGCAAACCCAATGAACTTCCCCAGCAGCCACCACCTCCGTCTTCAGCCACCAACATTCCTAGCTCTGCCCCACCCATTACTTCCGTGCCCCGGCCACCTGCG ATGCCGCCTCCTGTCCGAACCACAGTTGTGTCTGCAGTACCTGTCATGCCCCGCCCCCCGATGGCATCAGTGGTCCGACTACCCCCAGGCTCAGTGATTGCCCCCATGCCGCCTATCATCCATGCGCCCAGGATCAACGTGGTGCCCATgcctccctcggcccctcctaTCATGGCACCCCGCCCACCCCCTATGATTGTGCCAACAG CATTTGTACCCGCTCCACCTGTGGCCCCggtcccagctccagccccgATGCCCCCTGTTCACCCTCCGCCTCCCATGGAGGATGAGCCTGCctccaaaaaactgaagacagAAGACAGCCTCGTGCCTGAAGAGGAATTCCTGCGCAGAAACAAG GGTCCAGTGTCCATCAAAGTCCAAGTGCCCAACATGCAGGATAAGACTGAATGGAAACTGAATGGACAGGTGCTGGTCTTCACACTCCCGCTCACAGACCAG GTCTCTGTCATCAAGGTGAAGATTCATGAAGCCACGGGTATGCCTGCAGGGAAACAGAAGCTGCAGTATGAG GGCATTTTCATCAAGGATTCCAACTCATTGGCTTATTACAACATGGCCAACGGCGCCATCATCCACCTTGCCCTCAAGGAGAGAGGCgggaggaagaaatag